One window of Dyadobacter sandarakinus genomic DNA carries:
- a CDS encoding dihydrofolate reductase family protein yields MGTLSTFNFITLNGFYKDAQNDTGWHRHGGQESGFASDQLEGRKSILVFGRITYEQMAGWWPTDAALKAMPEVAKGMNESLKIVFSTTMESAGWENTTLIKGDLIEEIKRLKADPDVEMTILGSGSLVAQLADAGLIDHYAIMVDPVALGDGKPLFFGMKSKLDLQLVDTRTFSSGVILLNYVPMNVHP; encoded by the coding sequence ATGGGAACGCTCAGCACATTCAATTTCATTACCCTGAATGGGTTTTACAAAGATGCTCAAAACGATACTGGCTGGCACCGTCATGGCGGCCAGGAAAGCGGCTTCGCTTCTGATCAGCTGGAAGGGCGTAAGTCCATTCTGGTTTTCGGCCGCATTACCTACGAGCAAATGGCCGGATGGTGGCCGACTGATGCCGCGCTGAAAGCAATGCCGGAAGTTGCAAAAGGCATGAATGAATCCCTGAAAATTGTGTTCTCAACGACCATGGAATCGGCCGGGTGGGAAAATACAACCCTTATTAAAGGCGACCTTATCGAAGAAATTAAAAGGTTGAAAGCTGACCCGGACGTTGAAATGACTATACTCGGAAGCGGCAGCCTGGTCGCCCAGCTTGCTGATGCGGGGCTGATTGACCATTATGCCATTATGGTCGATCCTGTCGCTTTGGGCGATGGCAAGCCTCTATTTTTCGGCATGAAGTCCAAATTGGATCTGCAACTGGTGGACACCAGGACTTTCAGCAGTGGTGTTATTTTACTAAATTATGTACCCATGAACGTCCACCCTTAA
- a CDS encoding YciI family protein codes for MEEYIVFMRLDLLTKDAQPSPEQMQVYMKQYQDWVSGIAAQNKFAGGKGLATEGKVITSNDVVTDGPFVEIKESIAGFIIVKAASLDEATELARGCPILKGADNSVEIRKISTVHPAS; via the coding sequence ATGGAAGAATATATCGTTTTCATGCGTTTAGACCTGCTCACAAAAGATGCTCAGCCCTCCCCCGAGCAGATGCAGGTTTATATGAAGCAATATCAGGATTGGGTTAGCGGGATCGCTGCTCAAAACAAGTTTGCAGGCGGCAAGGGGCTGGCTACCGAAGGTAAGGTCATCACATCCAACGATGTGGTGACTGACGGTCCTTTTGTGGAGATCAAAGAATCTATTGCCGGTTTTATTATTGTGAAAGCCGCGAGTCTGGATGAAGCCACCGAACTCGCACGTGGTTGCCCGATCCTGAAAGGTGCAGATAACAGTGTGGAGATCAGGAAGATCAGCACGGTACATCCGGCAAGTTGA
- a CDS encoding RNA polymerase sigma factor, producing the protein MNNLIPHLFRTEYSKIVSVLCRRFGFHQIEVAEDIASDTFLTAWQSWGIEGIPPNPVGWLYLVAKNKAKNQLHRNTIWQDKIMPGIQHDQNIADEEDIDLSLENIMDSQLQMMFAICHPAIAAESQIALSLRILCGFGIEEIADAFQTSKDVINKRLLRGKTKLRQAPIEINISEPEEIKARLEPVLTTIYLLFNEGYYSMSTNKAVRRDLCLEAMRLCIMLIENTWTNEPQVNALLALMCFHASRFDTRLDDQGELVVMEMQNTELWNTDLISKGGYFLRNAAKGHILSRYHLEAAIACWHTVKGDTVEKWENILQCYNQLLDLHYTPAAALNRIYVFAKVYGKNAAICEAEKLALKNNHFYDLLLGELYTGIDDNKAQFHFDHAVNNAKSELEKRAIEKRAFKVCP; encoded by the coding sequence ATGAACAATTTAATCCCCCACCTTTTCCGGACCGAGTACAGCAAAATCGTATCGGTTTTGTGCCGCCGCTTTGGGTTTCACCAAATAGAGGTAGCAGAGGACATTGCCAGCGACACTTTCCTGACGGCCTGGCAGTCCTGGGGTATCGAAGGAATACCGCCCAACCCGGTGGGCTGGCTGTATCTGGTGGCAAAAAACAAGGCTAAAAATCAGTTGCACCGCAATACAATTTGGCAGGATAAAATAATGCCGGGTATACAGCATGATCAGAACATTGCCGATGAAGAGGACATTGATCTTTCTCTTGAAAACATCATGGACAGCCAGCTGCAAATGATGTTCGCTATATGTCATCCGGCAATCGCGGCCGAGTCCCAGATTGCACTTTCCCTGAGGATATTGTGCGGGTTTGGGATTGAGGAAATTGCTGATGCATTCCAGACAAGCAAAGATGTTATTAATAAACGTTTGCTGCGGGGGAAGACGAAATTGCGCCAGGCTCCGATCGAAATTAATATCTCAGAGCCGGAGGAAATCAAAGCTAGGCTGGAACCTGTGCTGACAACCATTTACCTGCTTTTCAATGAAGGATATTATTCGATGAGCACCAATAAAGCAGTGCGCCGGGACCTGTGCCTGGAAGCGATGCGACTCTGTATTATGCTCATTGAAAATACGTGGACCAATGAGCCCCAGGTAAACGCTTTACTTGCATTGATGTGCTTTCACGCGTCCCGGTTTGACACCCGGCTCGACGATCAGGGTGAGCTTGTTGTCATGGAGATGCAGAATACGGAGCTCTGGAATACCGATCTGATCAGCAAGGGAGGCTATTTCCTGAGGAATGCTGCCAAAGGTCATATACTATCGCGGTACCATTTGGAAGCCGCAATTGCCTGCTGGCATACCGTCAAAGGTGACACTGTCGAAAAGTGGGAGAATATACTCCAATGCTATAATCAACTGCTCGACTTGCATTATACCCCGGCAGCGGCCCTCAACCGCATTTATGTATTTGCAAAAGTGTATGGGAAAAATGCCGCCATTTGCGAAGCAGAAAAACTGGCTTTGAAAAACAATCACTTTTACGATTTACTTCTCGGTGAGCTTTATACCGGTATCGACGACAACAAAGCCCAGTTCCATTTTGATCATGCAGTTAATAATGCGAAAAGCGAACTGGAAAAACGGGCAATTGAAAAGCGCGCTTTTAAGGTCTGCCCATGA
- a CDS encoding NADPH-dependent FMN reductase yields MNLKIITSTTRPGSKGITIAKWVHILALQEKDISVELIDLAEINLPLMDEPNHPRLGQYQHQHTRDWSTTIKEGDAFVIVLAEYNFGFPAPIKNAIDYLFHEWAYKPVAIVSYGGISGGMRSAQMLRQVLTTLQMVPIAQGVTIPFFAKNIDSDNTYIGDESQKESAVKMFSELQKWTSALRPLRR; encoded by the coding sequence ATGAACCTGAAAATCATAACGTCTACAACCCGGCCGGGGAGCAAAGGTATCACCATCGCAAAGTGGGTACACATCCTTGCGCTTCAGGAGAAAGACATTTCTGTTGAGCTGATAGATCTGGCAGAAATCAATCTTCCATTGATGGATGAACCTAATCACCCCAGGCTTGGACAATACCAACATCAGCATACCAGGGACTGGAGTACAACCATAAAGGAGGGCGATGCCTTTGTGATTGTATTAGCGGAATATAACTTCGGATTTCCAGCTCCTATCAAGAATGCCATTGACTATCTTTTTCACGAATGGGCATATAAACCGGTAGCGATTGTAAGTTATGGTGGCATATCGGGTGGAATGCGATCAGCACAGATGCTTAGACAAGTGCTTACAACGCTTCAAATGGTTCCAATTGCCCAGGGCGTAACAATCCCATTCTTCGCAAAAAACATTGATTCTGATAATACATACATTGGTGACGAATCTCAAAAGGAGTCTGCCGTCAAAATGTTTTCTGAGTTACAAAAGTGGACATCCGCACTTCGTCCACTTCGAAGGTAA
- a CDS encoding malectin domain-containing carbohydrate-binding protein, whose protein sequence is MQRNIYHVVHLFTIRAGNVCTSPLIRYPWLANHFSGKTMLAVMLAGGSIYPSTAGHTGFNTFANEPQGTFAIVNETKDAFTADLDGNAHRDFAVPKQNRHWVFARVATGTSTFAGSADVAANPFPHRDVSNSFDEGDQPGLVSQNAASGNITFQKSLFFADADGDGFGDPKVSTLANQAPAGYVEDNTDCDDTNSTINPDTEWVLDADNDGFFYGEPVWSCAQPGPGFKVRNRQYYAGDCNDSNGSVNPVAGDTPNDGIDQDCDGLDLKTWYRDADNDGYGTTNEQVNSNYQPDGFVADNTDCDDWDAAAHPGAVVCPVTMIQPYHATGKYTLEALNTEYECGITEVLYAVSGATVRSGSGRDASGTFNPGTSTITWTIRREDGNNTICESSVIISSPGAVIRINAGGGAVNASGDRSFAADRYYGGTDRVRSIANLDILNTTDDALYQNERSAASFHYSIPVPNGKTSVVLHFAEIWFGVPGKAVGQAGKRRFNVNIEGIRKLTNYDIFAKAGGPLRAIQETFQVVVKDGVLNIDFLSGAANFPTISAIEVITQDAGNQPPVLATIGNKTAFIGQELTFTAVATDPDASQTRHFSLMNAPAGASIEPTTGVFKWTPAAAGTSKFTVQVTDSGTPSLSDFEEITITVPSASAGNAIRINAGGTAFTTADNRTFLADQYYTGIDRVHSITTGTIANTSEDALYGDERSSAAFGYAIPVQNGKMDVVLHFAEIWFGAPGKSAGGAGKRRFHVNIEGTRKLTNYDIYAKAGGALRAVRETFTTTVTDGVLNLDFLSGLANLPTISAIEVIPQSKAARIAADDETSESSLSKSQVFPNPAGSRFTVLLSSLHSGKVNLQLTSLAGFTFYPPAPHQPVELQLEADLSSLHLSSGTYILQIKSAAFTEHIKVVISE, encoded by the coding sequence ATGCAGCGCAACATTTATCATGTCGTTCATCTATTTACCATTCGGGCAGGAAATGTTTGTACCAGCCCTTTGATCAGGTATCCCTGGCTGGCAAATCATTTTTCTGGAAAAACAATGCTGGCCGTCATGCTGGCAGGCGGCAGCATCTATCCTTCCACTGCCGGGCATACTGGTTTCAACACATTCGCTAATGAACCGCAGGGTACTTTTGCGATCGTAAATGAAACAAAGGATGCTTTTACCGCTGATCTGGATGGAAATGCTCATCGGGACTTTGCAGTACCGAAGCAGAACAGGCATTGGGTTTTTGCAAGAGTCGCCACCGGTACCAGCACCTTTGCCGGTAGTGCTGACGTGGCTGCCAACCCATTTCCTCATCGGGATGTCAGCAACAGCTTTGATGAAGGTGATCAACCTGGGCTGGTGAGTCAGAATGCAGCTTCTGGTAATATCACGTTTCAGAAATCTCTTTTCTTTGCCGATGCGGATGGTGACGGCTTCGGCGATCCAAAGGTCAGTACTCTTGCCAACCAGGCACCCGCTGGCTATGTGGAGGACAACACGGATTGCGATGATACAAATTCAACCATTAACCCTGACACAGAATGGGTGCTGGATGCCGACAATGACGGCTTCTTTTATGGTGAGCCGGTATGGAGCTGTGCCCAACCCGGGCCGGGCTTTAAGGTGCGCAACCGGCAGTATTATGCCGGTGATTGCAATGACAGCAACGGATCAGTGAACCCCGTGGCTGGCGATACGCCCAATGATGGTATCGACCAGGACTGTGACGGACTGGACCTGAAAACGTGGTACCGCGACGCCGATAATGATGGTTATGGTACAACCAACGAACAAGTGAATTCCAACTACCAACCCGACGGCTTTGTTGCAGACAACACAGATTGTGATGACTGGGATGCAGCCGCACATCCCGGCGCGGTAGTATGTCCGGTAACCATGATCCAGCCTTACCATGCTACGGGCAAATACACACTTGAAGCCCTGAACACGGAGTATGAATGTGGCATTACCGAGGTTCTTTATGCCGTTAGCGGCGCAACGGTGCGGTCGGGCAGCGGCAGGGATGCGAGCGGCACTTTCAACCCGGGTACCAGCACCATTACGTGGACGATCCGCCGCGAGGATGGCAACAATACGATCTGTGAAAGCAGCGTCATCATCAGCAGTCCTGGCGCAGTTATCCGTATCAATGCAGGCGGCGGCGCCGTCAATGCTTCCGGAGACCGCTCTTTTGCAGCCGACCGGTACTATGGCGGCACTGACCGGGTAAGATCCATTGCCAACCTGGATATCCTGAATACCACGGACGATGCGCTCTACCAAAACGAGCGTTCAGCGGCCAGCTTTCATTATAGTATCCCTGTGCCGAATGGTAAAACAAGCGTGGTCCTTCACTTTGCAGAGATCTGGTTTGGAGTGCCTGGCAAGGCAGTAGGTCAGGCCGGCAAGCGCAGGTTTAACGTCAACATCGAGGGAATCAGAAAACTGACCAATTATGACATCTTTGCCAAAGCAGGAGGCCCTTTGCGTGCCATTCAGGAGACCTTTCAGGTGGTGGTAAAAGATGGTGTTTTGAATATAGATTTTCTAAGTGGGGCGGCCAACTTTCCGACGATTTCCGCTATTGAAGTAATCACACAGGACGCTGGCAATCAGCCTCCGGTACTGGCAACCATTGGAAACAAAACCGCATTTATCGGGCAAGAACTGACCTTTACAGCTGTTGCCACCGATCCGGATGCAAGTCAGACCAGGCACTTTTCACTAATGAATGCGCCTGCAGGTGCCAGCATTGAGCCGACTACGGGTGTGTTCAAATGGACGCCGGCTGCTGCGGGTACGTCTAAGTTTACAGTTCAGGTTACCGATAGCGGGACGCCTTCGTTGTCAGACTTTGAAGAAATTACTATAACGGTCCCCAGCGCCTCAGCCGGTAACGCGATCCGGATCAATGCAGGCGGAACAGCTTTTACCACTGCGGACAACCGTACTTTCCTTGCCGACCAGTACTATACCGGCATTGACCGTGTGCATTCCATAACCACAGGTACTATCGCTAATACGAGCGAGGATGCGCTCTACGGCGACGAACGTTCATCGGCAGCGTTTGGCTACGCAATACCTGTACAAAACGGGAAGATGGATGTAGTGCTGCATTTTGCCGAAATCTGGTTTGGCGCTCCGGGCAAGTCCGCAGGGGGCGCCGGAAAGCGCAGGTTTCATGTCAACATAGAAGGAACCAGGAAGCTGACCAACTATGACATTTATGCCAAGGCGGGCGGCGCATTGCGGGCCGTCAGGGAAACATTCACAACCACAGTCACCGACGGAGTCCTTAACCTGGATTTTCTAAGCGGCCTGGCCAACCTTCCCACGATTTCAGCCATTGAAGTGATCCCGCAGTCAAAGGCTGCAAGGATTGCGGCAGACGACGAAACTTCAGAATCGTCACTTAGCAAGTCGCAAGTTTTTCCAAATCCAGCCGGCAGCAGGTTTACAGTATTGCTGTCCAGCTTGCATTCGGGTAAGGTAAACTTGCAGCTGACAAGCCTTGCAGGCTTTACGTTCTACCCTCCGGCACCCCACCAGCCTGTTGAATTGCAGCTAGAAGCGGATCTTTCCAGCTTACACCTCAGCTCAGGAACGTATATTTTGCAGATCAAATCAGCAGCCTTTACAGAGCACATCAAAGTCGTGATCTCGGAGTAG
- the thpR gene encoding RNA 2',3'-cyclic phosphodiesterase: protein MTKNRIFIGIPVPADIAKQLWEMLPGGELLKRSAFTNYHITLQFLGKVSNLSEVIEQFKSLTFNSFKISVDGISGFYKKGKLAVMYLSISEGKGEVTTLSQVVKSTFAAYDNDPNPVYTPHITVNRNIKAAELQSAEQLLTFKFAQPIYFEALHIYLYDSINLRDSGLYGCVSSVSANL from the coding sequence ATGACTAAGAACCGCATTTTCATCGGAATTCCAGTACCAGCTGATATTGCAAAGCAGCTCTGGGAGATGCTACCTGGTGGAGAATTACTAAAACGCTCTGCATTTACAAATTATCATATTACGCTCCAATTCTTGGGCAAAGTCTCAAACCTGAGCGAAGTGATTGAACAGTTTAAAAGCCTTACTTTCAATTCATTCAAAATTTCAGTTGACGGCATATCCGGATTTTATAAAAAAGGAAAACTGGCCGTGATGTATCTGAGCATATCAGAGGGCAAAGGTGAGGTGACAACGTTGAGCCAGGTGGTCAAATCAACGTTTGCAGCGTACGATAACGATCCAAATCCTGTTTATACCCCTCACATTACTGTTAACAGGAACATTAAAGCAGCTGAATTACAATCTGCCGAGCAGCTGCTGACCTTCAAGTTTGCACAGCCAATTTACTTCGAAGCGTTGCATATCTATCTGTACGATAGCATCAATCTGCGCGATTCTGGCTTGTATGGATGTGTCAGCTCAGTGAGCGCCAACTTGTAA
- a CDS encoding DUF1543 domain-containing protein, which translates to MEQHDVFFGIATSLKELAGEMEAFWPDSGKLHIDAWREVTVVEGFQIQVVAVDKSEAPGEGRKNKLFFINLGGYQPFRFEEQHYMLLTIKSDKASAIKEAKKTLFFQTNHSPGASSHIDDKYGIDVDELYEIEEILPPTQRGKFRINISLNDKLDADEIHLGYLKMSLLKK; encoded by the coding sequence GTGGAACAACACGATGTATTTTTTGGAATAGCCACTTCGCTGAAAGAACTGGCTGGCGAAATGGAAGCATTCTGGCCTGATTCCGGCAAGCTCCATATCGATGCCTGGCGGGAGGTGACCGTGGTAGAGGGATTCCAAATTCAGGTTGTTGCCGTAGATAAAAGCGAAGCGCCCGGCGAAGGGAGAAAAAATAAGTTGTTTTTCATAAACCTGGGAGGTTACCAGCCATTCAGGTTTGAAGAGCAGCATTACATGTTACTTACCATAAAATCCGATAAAGCCTCAGCAATCAAAGAGGCGAAAAAAACCTTGTTTTTCCAAACCAACCATTCCCCGGGAGCCAGCTCGCATATTGATGACAAATACGGTATCGACGTCGACGAGCTTTATGAAATTGAAGAAATATTGCCGCCGACTCAAAGAGGAAAATTTCGGATTAATATATCACTGAATGATAAATTAGATGCCGATGAGATTCATTTGGGCTACTTGAAGATGTCACTTTTGAAAAAATAA
- a CDS encoding ABC transporter permease gives MLTFALIRNQFKTASRHLLKERQFSLLNTIGLSSGLASALLIGLWVHDEFAFDKFHEKDSRLYEVMIHEKIGDGIATTNSTGEYIGETILNTMPEVETAVMTTPAAWFQRFSISYGSNTVSAIGNFASKDYFHAFSFPLVQGNKQEVLTNRKSIAISEKLATQLFHSPERAMGKVLEWKWQAYSEKCLISGVFKNFPKNSSQQYDFLLSMDAWNQIVPPGTTQSAGGPFDNFIVLKEGADIRLLNKKIAALANTNFNDPTSRFFLRKYSDAYLFGSYQNGVQAGGKITYVRLFTIVAIIILIIACINFMNQSTAKASMRIREVGVKKALGAGRSTLIVQFLSESLILSFLALIIALLITWALLPVFNNITGKDLPLQLELGGLVTILGIAFVMGLLAGSYPAFYLSRFNPAFSLKGGLTNSFSELILRKGLVIFQFTVSAVFIISVLVVYQQIHFLQHKNLGYDKDNVIYFEMEGRVAMQGEAFLSQLKNLPGVINASSIQQKIILPDMLPGNGSGVRWDGKNADDKIRFFRMPVNFNLIETMGIKITSGRSFSRKYGAESSNIILNEAAVKAMELSEPVGKTVMFGDVEKHIVGVAKDFHFNSLHNEIRPFILYLSPQETMLVMAKINAGKEQETITRIQDFYKTFNPGYSFNYRFLDHDFQVQYASEKLVNELARYFAVLAIIISCLGLYGLAAFTANRRKKEIGVRKVLGATVSNVVSMLTKDFLILALIAVCIAFPVAWWLMDQWLQTFAYHIYINYIVFIGAAILIILITLLTIGYQSFTAALMNPTQALRND, from the coding sequence ATGCTGACCTTCGCCCTCATTCGTAATCAGTTTAAAACGGCTAGCCGCCACCTGTTAAAAGAACGGCAGTTTTCGCTGCTCAATACCATTGGTCTGTCTAGTGGCCTGGCATCAGCTTTGTTGATTGGGTTATGGGTTCATGATGAATTTGCTTTCGATAAATTTCATGAAAAAGACAGTCGGCTCTACGAGGTCATGATCCATGAAAAAATTGGCGATGGCATTGCAACTACAAATAGTACCGGTGAATATATTGGTGAAACCATCCTGAACACGATGCCGGAGGTCGAAACAGCCGTAATGACAACGCCTGCGGCCTGGTTTCAACGGTTTAGTATATCGTATGGTAGCAATACGGTAAGCGCTATCGGAAATTTTGCAAGTAAGGATTACTTCCATGCCTTTTCTTTTCCCTTAGTTCAAGGGAATAAGCAAGAGGTTTTGACTAATAGAAAATCTATCGCGATCTCTGAAAAGCTGGCTACCCAGCTATTTCATTCTCCCGAACGTGCAATGGGGAAAGTCCTGGAATGGAAATGGCAAGCTTACTCCGAAAAGTGTTTGATCAGTGGTGTTTTCAAAAACTTCCCAAAGAATTCTTCTCAACAATACGACTTTTTGCTGTCGATGGACGCATGGAACCAGATCGTGCCACCTGGTACTACCCAATCGGCTGGTGGGCCTTTCGACAACTTCATTGTTTTGAAAGAAGGAGCAGACATTCGTTTATTGAATAAAAAAATAGCGGCTCTCGCCAATACCAATTTTAACGACCCCACCTCGCGATTCTTTTTACGTAAATATTCGGATGCTTACCTGTTTGGAAGTTACCAAAATGGTGTGCAGGCGGGCGGCAAAATCACTTATGTGCGACTTTTCACGATAGTCGCAATCATAATATTGATCATTGCATGTATCAATTTCATGAACCAGTCTACCGCGAAGGCCTCTATGCGAATTCGAGAAGTAGGTGTTAAAAAAGCCCTTGGAGCAGGACGGTCTACCCTCATAGTTCAATTTTTAAGTGAATCGCTGATCCTGAGTTTTTTGGCGCTCATCATTGCCCTATTGATCACCTGGGCATTGCTTCCCGTTTTTAATAACATAACTGGTAAAGACCTTCCGCTCCAACTTGAACTAGGAGGACTTGTGACAATACTCGGAATTGCATTCGTGATGGGATTGCTCGCTGGGAGTTATCCTGCATTCTATCTTTCGAGGTTTAATCCCGCATTCTCCTTAAAAGGTGGGCTCACCAATTCATTTAGCGAGCTGATACTCAGAAAAGGACTAGTAATTTTCCAGTTTACGGTATCAGCTGTGTTCATTATTTCGGTATTGGTAGTGTATCAACAGATCCATTTCTTACAGCATAAAAACCTGGGGTATGATAAAGACAATGTTATTTATTTCGAAATGGAAGGACGTGTAGCTATGCAGGGAGAAGCCTTCCTGTCGCAATTAAAAAACCTACCAGGAGTCATAAATGCTTCGAGCATTCAGCAGAAGATTATTTTACCTGATATGCTGCCTGGAAATGGATCCGGCGTACGCTGGGACGGGAAAAATGCAGATGACAAAATTCGATTTTTTAGAATGCCGGTGAATTTTAATCTGATTGAAACGATGGGAATAAAGATTACTTCAGGGCGTAGTTTTTCGCGGAAGTATGGAGCAGAATCATCAAATATTATTCTCAATGAAGCAGCGGTAAAGGCTATGGAGTTAAGTGAACCGGTTGGGAAGACGGTTATGTTTGGAGACGTAGAAAAGCACATTGTGGGCGTTGCCAAAGACTTTCACTTTAACTCACTACACAACGAGATCCGCCCCTTCATCCTATATCTGTCACCTCAGGAAACAATGTTGGTGATGGCCAAAATAAATGCAGGAAAGGAGCAGGAAACCATTACGCGCATTCAGGATTTTTACAAAACGTTCAATCCGGGGTATTCATTTAATTACCGGTTTCTGGATCACGATTTTCAGGTCCAGTATGCGTCGGAAAAGCTTGTGAATGAACTTGCCCGTTACTTTGCCGTGCTGGCGATTATTATTTCTTGTCTCGGATTATATGGACTTGCAGCTTTTACAGCAAACCGGCGCAAGAAAGAAATTGGCGTACGAAAAGTACTTGGAGCAACGGTTAGTAATGTAGTTTCGATGCTAACCAAAGACTTTTTAATCCTTGCTTTAATTGCAGTTTGCATTGCGTTTCCTGTTGCTTGGTGGTTGATGGATCAGTGGCTACAGACGTTCGCTTATCACATCTACATAAACTATATAGTCTTTATTGGCGCGGCAATTCTTATAATTCTGATAACATTACTTACTATTGGTTATCAATCCTTTACAGCAGCACTTATGAATCCTACTCAGGCGTTGAGAAATGATTAA
- a CDS encoding alpha/beta fold hydrolase gives MVVTRQVACESATIIYYDQRGCGKSEGGDSYTWQDHVKDLRRLIVTLAPKKRYS, from the coding sequence ATGGTCGTCACTAGGCAGGTAGCCTGTGAAAGTGCTACGATCATTTACTACGATCAAAGAGGCTGTGGTAAAAGTGAGGGTGGCGACAGCTACACATGGCAGGATCATGTGAAGGACTTGCGACGGCTGATTGTCACCCTGGCTCCTAAAAAAAGATATTCCTAG
- a CDS encoding sulfite exporter TauE/SafE family protein yields MDLSSFGTDYSFALLIALSSLAFVAGFIDAVVGGGGLIQIPALLIAFPDKTVATLFGTNKIAAISGTSVAAYQYSNRIRFDYRLLAVVSLAAFTASFLGARVVSMVRADVLRPVILIILIVMLIYVYTNKNLGAAQTRVLPFAKQLLIGSLIGLVVGFYDGFFGPGTGSFLILGFVVLLRFDFLTASGYAKLINCVTNISALLVFIRNGNYLLGIGLMMAVFNIAGNVIGSRMALREGNGFVRKIFLIVVSLMILRYGYDVLGEI; encoded by the coding sequence ATGGATCTAAGTTCTTTCGGCACAGATTATTCGTTTGCCCTGCTCATCGCATTAAGCTCGCTGGCTTTTGTAGCCGGATTTATCGATGCCGTGGTAGGAGGGGGAGGCCTGATACAGATCCCGGCGCTCCTGATCGCATTTCCCGATAAGACAGTCGCGACGCTTTTTGGCACGAACAAAATCGCCGCCATTTCAGGAACATCTGTGGCGGCATACCAATATAGCAACCGCATCAGGTTCGACTACCGCCTTCTCGCTGTGGTCAGTCTGGCCGCTTTTACCGCTTCATTTCTGGGTGCCCGAGTTGTCAGTATGGTAAGAGCAGATGTTTTACGGCCTGTGATTCTGATCATTCTAATCGTGATGCTGATTTATGTTTATACCAATAAAAACCTGGGCGCGGCACAAACACGCGTACTTCCATTCGCCAAACAATTGTTAATAGGATCACTGATCGGCCTGGTAGTTGGTTTCTACGACGGATTCTTCGGCCCGGGCACCGGAAGTTTTCTGATCCTGGGTTTTGTCGTGCTGCTGCGGTTTGATTTCTTAACCGCATCGGGTTATGCAAAGCTCATCAACTGTGTCACCAATATTTCAGCATTGCTGGTTTTTATCCGTAATGGAAATTACTTACTAGGTATTGGGCTAATGATGGCTGTTTTTAACATTGCCGGTAATGTGATCGGAAGCCGAATGGCGTTGCGTGAAGGAAATGGATTTGTACGGAAGATATTTTTGATTGTTGTTTCGCTGATGATCCTTCGGTATGGCTATGATGTCTTAGGAGAAATTTAA
- a CDS encoding AraC family transcriptional regulator → MEQTDLNEALFLAEAPLEDVINSFYHMSVTSDGDAVTQHVCPNLEMMLVFNFGVPARISFHNHPLETQVISRTAVIGPLRQMLNYELRPGADAIVVNFKFNGFQRLFGMPLTGLTGERLTGSEILTDDVRFNLLWEELAAQPKTEQRVHLLKQSAVALLKENDQVIQTVISNLAQFFDPCVDPIKAIAADTRLSERSIQLKFQKHTGYSVKELLRFLRFKEVIAYILARSNQKIAIFDLIEKHDYHDQSHLIKDFQYFLGIAPQQFIKNLNNGSFCVVADTYPDQL, encoded by the coding sequence ATGGAACAAACGGATCTAAACGAAGCCCTGTTTTTGGCGGAAGCACCGCTCGAAGACGTGATTAATAGCTTCTATCACATGTCGGTTACCTCCGATGGAGATGCTGTCACTCAACATGTTTGTCCCAATCTGGAAATGATGCTGGTATTTAATTTTGGAGTACCTGCACGCATTTCCTTTCACAATCATCCGCTGGAAACCCAGGTGATCAGCCGTACCGCTGTCATCGGGCCGCTCCGCCAGATGCTGAACTATGAGCTGCGGCCCGGAGCAGACGCCATCGTTGTTAACTTCAAGTTTAATGGTTTTCAGCGCCTGTTTGGTATGCCGTTAACCGGACTGACCGGCGAGCGCCTCACAGGTTCGGAGATTTTAACAGATGATGTTCGTTTTAATCTGCTTTGGGAAGAATTGGCAGCCCAGCCCAAAACGGAGCAAAGAGTACATTTACTTAAACAGTCTGCCGTAGCCCTTTTAAAAGAAAATGATCAGGTGATACAGACGGTGATCAGTAACCTTGCCCAGTTTTTCGACCCTTGTGTGGACCCCATTAAGGCCATCGCGGCTGATACCCGTCTTTCGGAAAGAAGTATCCAGCTGAAATTTCAAAAGCATACCGGCTATTCTGTGAAAGAGCTGCTCCGCTTTTTGCGCTTTAAAGAAGTGATTGCCTATATCCTCGCCCGGAGCAATCAGAAGATCGCTATTTTTGATCTGATCGAAAAGCACGATTACCATGACCAGAGCCACCTGATTAAAGACTTCCAATATTTCCTGGGCATTGCGCCTCAGCAGTTTATCAAAAACTTAAATAATGGAAGTTTCTGCGTGGTTGCCGACACTTATCCGGACCAGCTTTAA